The proteins below come from a single Asanoa ferruginea genomic window:
- a CDS encoding AfsR/SARP family transcriptional regulator, producing MPAVCVLGPVEIVSSGAPVSLGRLEKSLVANLAAHANRVVSVDRLIEGLWDEHPPTSARNRIQALVSSLRRALDDRAVVVTHSTGYLLRIDDAGYDAAQFETQVRLGRAAAERGAHADASALFEAALALWRGPAFDGVDSALVRGEATRLTELRRTALAEWASARLACGDQQAVVTELAGLVAADPLHERLRGLLMVALHRAGRKADALHVYAEGAAVLADQFGLDPGTELQRLRQLVLVDDPEVLGPAPATPSAGPTPAQLPAAVGGFVGRGGELERLDAVLFNHHRSAAVTVAVISGTPGVGKTALAVHWAHSVAGHFPDGQLYVNLRGFDSSGSAVHPTEALRGFLDAFEVAPHRIPVDLAAQVGFYRSLLAGRRVLVVLDNARDIEQVRPLLPGSPGCLVLVSSRTQLTGLIAVEGAHPVPLDLFSHGDARQLLAQRIGSDRVAAEPAAIDTLITHCARLPLALAIVAARAAMHPSAALDRLADHMRQAGSDLDQLDGGDASTDVRAVFSWSLGAVSDQAAGLFTLLGLHPGPDIAENAAASLAGVPAARVRAMLHELARAHLVVEVGPGRYGHHDLLRAYARELSDTRLRVAERELASRRMLDHYLHTAHTAALLLAPHRDPLTLPEPATHVTQDQVTGREQAMRWFDNEHRVLLALIDLAAEQGGIEEYAWRLAWSLGDFFDWQGHWQDWARTQRAAQRSATRIGDLAGLAQSHRGLGRSYIRLGDLGEAEAALAASLRCFDELGDPSGQAHVHLDLSWLHDTQQAYAEAAQHAEQALALYRAIGNTHKEAHSLASVGWSWARQGDHERSRRYLVDALALHQRNGDQHGEASASESLGYAHHHLGQHDEAVRHYAHALDLCQSLGDRYGQTVILDRLGDVHHEAGNLDAARDAWKRAADLLDELGNDESVRVREKLSSMV from the coding sequence GTGCCTGCCGTGTGTGTCCTCGGCCCGGTCGAGATAGTCAGCTCGGGTGCCCCGGTCAGCCTTGGTCGCCTCGAAAAGAGCCTGGTGGCCAATCTGGCCGCCCATGCCAATCGCGTCGTCTCGGTCGACCGCCTGATCGAGGGGCTGTGGGACGAACACCCACCCACGTCGGCCCGCAACCGGATTCAGGCGTTGGTCTCGTCGCTTCGCCGGGCTCTCGACGACCGTGCCGTGGTGGTCACCCACTCGACCGGCTATCTCCTGCGGATCGACGACGCCGGCTACGACGCGGCTCAGTTCGAGACCCAGGTGCGGCTCGGCCGGGCGGCGGCCGAACGCGGAGCCCACGCTGACGCGTCGGCGCTTTTCGAGGCGGCGCTGGCACTGTGGCGTGGGCCCGCCTTCGACGGTGTCGACTCGGCCCTGGTGCGCGGCGAGGCGACGCGCCTCACCGAACTGCGGCGGACGGCGCTCGCCGAGTGGGCGAGCGCCAGGTTGGCCTGCGGCGACCAACAGGCCGTGGTGACCGAGCTGGCGGGCCTGGTCGCCGCGGACCCGCTGCACGAGAGGCTCCGGGGCCTGCTGATGGTGGCCCTGCACCGCGCCGGCAGGAAAGCCGACGCGCTACACGTGTATGCCGAGGGCGCCGCCGTTCTGGCCGACCAGTTCGGCCTGGACCCCGGCACCGAGCTCCAGCGCCTTCGGCAGCTCGTGCTCGTCGACGACCCGGAGGTGCTGGGGCCGGCTCCTGCCACGCCATCCGCGGGTCCGACCCCGGCCCAGCTTCCCGCCGCGGTCGGCGGATTCGTCGGGCGCGGCGGGGAGCTCGAGCGCCTCGACGCCGTGTTGTTCAACCACCACCGATCGGCCGCCGTCACCGTCGCGGTCATTTCCGGCACCCCGGGCGTCGGCAAGACCGCCCTTGCGGTGCACTGGGCGCACAGCGTCGCCGGCCACTTCCCCGACGGGCAGCTCTACGTCAATCTTCGCGGGTTCGATTCGAGCGGCTCGGCCGTGCATCCGACCGAGGCGCTGCGGGGTTTCCTCGACGCGTTCGAGGTGGCGCCCCATCGCATTCCCGTCGACCTGGCCGCCCAGGTGGGGTTCTACCGCAGCCTGCTGGCCGGTCGCCGGGTGCTGGTGGTGCTCGACAATGCCCGCGACATCGAGCAGGTCCGTCCACTGTTGCCGGGCTCGCCCGGTTGCCTCGTGCTGGTGTCCAGCCGGACCCAGCTGACCGGCCTGATCGCGGTCGAAGGCGCCCACCCGGTGCCGTTGGACCTGTTCAGCCACGGCGATGCGCGGCAGCTGTTGGCACAGCGCATCGGCAGCGACCGGGTGGCCGCCGAACCGGCGGCCATCGACACCCTCATCACCCATTGCGCGCGCTTACCGCTCGCCCTCGCCATCGTGGCGGCCCGAGCGGCGATGCACCCGTCCGCCGCGCTCGACAGGCTCGCGGACCACATGCGCCAGGCCGGGAGCGACCTCGACCAGCTCGACGGCGGCGACGCCAGCACCGACGTGCGGGCGGTCTTCTCCTGGTCGTTGGGCGCGGTCAGCGACCAGGCCGCGGGCCTGTTCACCCTCCTCGGCCTGCACCCGGGCCCGGACATCGCCGAAAACGCCGCCGCCAGCCTCGCCGGCGTGCCGGCGGCGCGGGTCAGGGCGATGCTCCACGAGCTCGCGCGGGCCCACCTGGTCGTCGAGGTCGGTCCTGGCCGGTATGGCCACCACGACCTGCTCCGGGCCTATGCACGGGAGCTGTCGGACACCCGCCTGCGGGTCGCCGAACGGGAGCTCGCGTCGCGCCGGATGCTCGACCACTATCTGCACACCGCACACACCGCCGCGCTCCTGTTGGCGCCGCACCGCGACCCCCTCACCCTGCCCGAGCCGGCCACCCACGTCACCCAGGACCAGGTGACCGGCCGGGAACAGGCGATGCGGTGGTTCGACAACGAGCACCGGGTGCTGCTCGCGCTGATCGATCTGGCCGCCGAGCAGGGCGGCATCGAGGAATACGCCTGGCGGCTGGCGTGGTCGTTGGGCGACTTCTTCGATTGGCAGGGCCACTGGCAGGACTGGGCGCGCACGCAGCGGGCCGCGCAGCGGTCGGCGACCCGGATCGGCGACCTGGCCGGCCTCGCGCAGAGCCATCGCGGGCTGGGCCGCTCCTACATCCGCCTCGGCGACCTGGGCGAGGCCGAAGCGGCGCTGGCCGCGTCGCTGCGGTGCTTCGACGAGTTGGGTGACCCGTCCGGCCAGGCGCACGTCCACCTGGACCTGTCCTGGCTGCATGACACCCAGCAGGCTTATGCCGAGGCGGCGCAGCACGCGGAGCAGGCGCTCGCGTTATACCGGGCCATCGGAAACACGCACAAGGAGGCGCACTCGCTCGCGTCGGTCGGCTGGTCCTGGGCGCGCCAGGGTGACCACGAACGCTCCCGCCGATACCTGGTCGACGCGCTCGCCCTGCACCAGCGAAACGGCGACCAGCATGGCGAGGCCTCGGCGTCGGAGAGCCTCGGCTACGCCCACCACCATCTCGGCCAGCACGACGAGGCGGTGCGGCACTACGCCCACGCCCTCGATCTCTGTCAGTCCCTCGGCGACCGCTACGGACAGACGGTGATCCTCGATCGCCTGGGCGACGTCCACCACGAGGCGGGAAATCTCGACGCCGCACGCGATGCCTGGAAGAGGGCCGCGGACCTCCTCGACGAGTTGGGCAACGACGAATCGGTACGCGTACGCGAGAAGCTCAGTTCCATGGTGTGA